A window of the Loxodonta africana isolate mLoxAfr1 chromosome 3, mLoxAfr1.hap2, whole genome shotgun sequence genome harbors these coding sequences:
- the RRAGC gene encoding ras-related GTP-binding protein C isoform X2, which translates to MSLQYGTEDAPLAGSYGAADSFPKDFGYGVEEEEEEAAAAGGGVGAGAGGGCGPGGADSSKPRILLMGLRRSGKSSIQKVVFHKMSPNETLFLESTNKIYKDDISNSSFVNFQIWDFPGQMDFFDPTFDYEMIFRGTGALIYVIDAQDDYMEALTRLHITVSKAYKVNPDMNFEVFIHKVDGLSDDHKIETQRDIHQRANDDLADAGLEKLHLSFYLTSIYDHSIFEAFSKVVQKLIPQLPTLENLLNIFISNSGIEKAFLFDVVSKIYIATDSSPVDMQSYELCCDMIDVVIDVSCIYGLKEDGSGSAYDKESMAIIKLNNTTVLYLKEVTKFLALVCILREESFERKDCCGNIADNVEL; encoded by the exons ATGTCCCTGCAGTACGGGACGGAGGATGCGCCCCTCGCCGGGAGTTACGGCGCAGCGGATTCGTTTCCAAAGGACTTCGGCTACGGtgtggaggaggaggaagaggaggcggCAGCTGCAGGCGGCGGGGTTGGGGCGGGGGCCggcggaggctgtggcccgggGGGCGCTGACAGCTCCAAGCCGCGGATCCTGCTCATGGGGCTCCGGCGCAGCGGCAAGTCTTCCATCCAGAAG GTGGTGTTTCATAAAATGTCACCCAATGAGACCCTCTTTTTGGAAAGTACCAACAAGATTTATAAAGACGACATCTCCAACAGCTCCTTTGTGAATTTCCAGATCTGGGATTTTCCTGGGCAAATGGACTTTTTTGACCCAACCTTTGATTATGAGATGATCTTCAGGGGAACGGGAGCATTGATATATGTCATTGATGCGCAG GATGACTACATGGAGGCTTTAACAAGACTTCACATTACTGTTTCTAAAGCCTACAAAGTTAACCCAGACATGAATTTTGAGGTTTTTATTCACAAAGTTGATGGTCTGTCTGATGATCACAAAATAGAAACACAGAGGGACATTCATCAAAGGGCCAATGATGACCTTGCAGATGCTGGGCTAGAAAAACTCCATCTTAG CTTTTATTTGACTAGTATCTATGACCATTCAATATTTGAAGCCTTTAGTAAGGTGGTACAGAAACTCATTCCACAGCTGCCGACCTTGGAAAACCTATTAAATATCTTTATATCA aattcaggTATCGAGAAAGCTTTTCTCTTCGATGTTGTCAGCAAAATCTATATTGCAACAGACAGTTCTCCTGTGGATATGCAGTCTTATGAACTTTGCTGTGACATGATTGATGTTGTAATTGATGTATCTTGTATATATGG gtTAAAGGAAGATGGAAGTGGAAGTGCTTATGACAAAGAATCTATGGCAATTATCAAGCTGAATAATACAACTGTCCTTTATTTAAAGGAAGTGACTAAATTTTTGGCACTGGTCTGCATTCTTAGAGAAGAAAGCTTTGAAAGAAAAG ATTGCTGCGGCAACATTGCTGACAATGTGGAGCTTTGA
- the RRAGC gene encoding ras-related GTP-binding protein C isoform X1: MSLQYGTEDAPLAGSYGAADSFPKDFGYGVEEEEEEAAAAGGGVGAGAGGGCGPGGADSSKPRILLMGLRRSGKSSIQKVVFHKMSPNETLFLESTNKIYKDDISNSSFVNFQIWDFPGQMDFFDPTFDYEMIFRGTGALIYVIDAQDDYMEALTRLHITVSKAYKVNPDMNFEVFIHKVDGLSDDHKIETQRDIHQRANDDLADAGLEKLHLSFYLTSIYDHSIFEAFSKVVQKLIPQLPTLENLLNIFISNSGIEKAFLFDVVSKIYIATDSSPVDMQSYELCCDMIDVVIDVSCIYGLKEDGSGSAYDKESMAIIKLNNTTVLYLKEVTKFLALVCILREESFERKGLIDYNFHCFRKAIHEVFEVGVTSHRSCGHQTSAPSLKTLTHNGTPRNAI; this comes from the exons ATGTCCCTGCAGTACGGGACGGAGGATGCGCCCCTCGCCGGGAGTTACGGCGCAGCGGATTCGTTTCCAAAGGACTTCGGCTACGGtgtggaggaggaggaagaggaggcggCAGCTGCAGGCGGCGGGGTTGGGGCGGGGGCCggcggaggctgtggcccgggGGGCGCTGACAGCTCCAAGCCGCGGATCCTGCTCATGGGGCTCCGGCGCAGCGGCAAGTCTTCCATCCAGAAG GTGGTGTTTCATAAAATGTCACCCAATGAGACCCTCTTTTTGGAAAGTACCAACAAGATTTATAAAGACGACATCTCCAACAGCTCCTTTGTGAATTTCCAGATCTGGGATTTTCCTGGGCAAATGGACTTTTTTGACCCAACCTTTGATTATGAGATGATCTTCAGGGGAACGGGAGCATTGATATATGTCATTGATGCGCAG GATGACTACATGGAGGCTTTAACAAGACTTCACATTACTGTTTCTAAAGCCTACAAAGTTAACCCAGACATGAATTTTGAGGTTTTTATTCACAAAGTTGATGGTCTGTCTGATGATCACAAAATAGAAACACAGAGGGACATTCATCAAAGGGCCAATGATGACCTTGCAGATGCTGGGCTAGAAAAACTCCATCTTAG CTTTTATTTGACTAGTATCTATGACCATTCAATATTTGAAGCCTTTAGTAAGGTGGTACAGAAACTCATTCCACAGCTGCCGACCTTGGAAAACCTATTAAATATCTTTATATCA aattcaggTATCGAGAAAGCTTTTCTCTTCGATGTTGTCAGCAAAATCTATATTGCAACAGACAGTTCTCCTGTGGATATGCAGTCTTATGAACTTTGCTGTGACATGATTGATGTTGTAATTGATGTATCTTGTATATATGG gtTAAAGGAAGATGGAAGTGGAAGTGCTTATGACAAAGAATCTATGGCAATTATCAAGCTGAATAATACAACTGTCCTTTATTTAAAGGAAGTGACTAAATTTTTGGCACTGGTCTGCATTCTTAGAGAAGAAAGCTTTGAAAGAAAAG GTTTAATAGACTACAACTTCCACTGTTTCCGAAAAGCTATTCATGAAGTTTTTGAGGTGGGCGTGACTTCTCACAGGAGCTGTGGCCACCAGACCAGTGCGCCCAGCCTGAAAACGTTGACACACAATGGCACACCACGAAACGCCATCTAG
- the RRAGC gene encoding ras-related GTP-binding protein C isoform X3: MSLQYGTEDAPLAGSYGAADSFPKDFGYGVEEEEEEAAAAGGGVGAGAGGGCGPGGADSSKPRILLMGLRRSGKSSIQKVVFHKMSPNETLFLESTNKIYKDDISNSSFVNFQIWDFPGQMDFFDPTFDYEMIFRGTGALIYVIDAQDDYMEALTRLHITVSKAYKVNPDMNFEVFIHKVDGLSDDHKIETQRDIHQRANDDLADAGLEKLHLSFYLTSIYDHSIFEAFSKVVQKLIPQLPTLENLLNIFISNSGIEKAFLFDVVSKIYIATDSSPVDMQSYELCCDMIDVVIDVSCIYGLKEDGSGSAYDKESMAIIKLNNTTVLYLKEVTKFLALVCILREESFERKGI; this comes from the exons ATGTCCCTGCAGTACGGGACGGAGGATGCGCCCCTCGCCGGGAGTTACGGCGCAGCGGATTCGTTTCCAAAGGACTTCGGCTACGGtgtggaggaggaggaagaggaggcggCAGCTGCAGGCGGCGGGGTTGGGGCGGGGGCCggcggaggctgtggcccgggGGGCGCTGACAGCTCCAAGCCGCGGATCCTGCTCATGGGGCTCCGGCGCAGCGGCAAGTCTTCCATCCAGAAG GTGGTGTTTCATAAAATGTCACCCAATGAGACCCTCTTTTTGGAAAGTACCAACAAGATTTATAAAGACGACATCTCCAACAGCTCCTTTGTGAATTTCCAGATCTGGGATTTTCCTGGGCAAATGGACTTTTTTGACCCAACCTTTGATTATGAGATGATCTTCAGGGGAACGGGAGCATTGATATATGTCATTGATGCGCAG GATGACTACATGGAGGCTTTAACAAGACTTCACATTACTGTTTCTAAAGCCTACAAAGTTAACCCAGACATGAATTTTGAGGTTTTTATTCACAAAGTTGATGGTCTGTCTGATGATCACAAAATAGAAACACAGAGGGACATTCATCAAAGGGCCAATGATGACCTTGCAGATGCTGGGCTAGAAAAACTCCATCTTAG CTTTTATTTGACTAGTATCTATGACCATTCAATATTTGAAGCCTTTAGTAAGGTGGTACAGAAACTCATTCCACAGCTGCCGACCTTGGAAAACCTATTAAATATCTTTATATCA aattcaggTATCGAGAAAGCTTTTCTCTTCGATGTTGTCAGCAAAATCTATATTGCAACAGACAGTTCTCCTGTGGATATGCAGTCTTATGAACTTTGCTGTGACATGATTGATGTTGTAATTGATGTATCTTGTATATATGG gtTAAAGGAAGATGGAAGTGGAAGTGCTTATGACAAAGAATCTATGGCAATTATCAAGCTGAATAATACAACTGTCCTTTATTTAAAGGAAGTGACTAAATTTTTGGCACTGGTCTGCATTCTTAGAGAAGAAAGCTTTGAAAGAAAAG gaatttga